One genomic window of Nitrospiria bacterium includes the following:
- the ruvC gene encoding crossover junction endodeoxyribonuclease RuvC, translating to MRALGIDPGTVATGYGIVDYKTNKLSFIASGTIKTSWSSPLPLRLQTIHNKVLELIDQYHPQIMVVEDTFVGKNFKAALKLGQARGVALLAAQERNLSLFEYSPTAIKLAVTGYGAARKEQVQIMVSRLLSFQEEFSSQHASDALAAAICHLHSDRLQRLVQPGTDQSGF from the coding sequence ATGCGTGCGCTGGGTATTGACCCTGGGACAGTAGCCACCGGATACGGAATTGTTGATTATAAAACGAATAAACTGAGTTTCATTGCTTCGGGAACCATTAAGACTTCCTGGAGTTCCCCCCTTCCCCTTCGTCTTCAAACAATCCACAACAAGGTGCTTGAGTTAATTGATCAATATCACCCCCAGATCATGGTTGTTGAGGACACTTTTGTAGGGAAAAACTTTAAAGCAGCATTAAAACTGGGTCAGGCTCGGGGGGTTGCCCTATTAGCGGCACAGGAAAGAAACCTTTCTCTTTTTGAATATTCCCCCACTGCAATCAAATTGGCAGTTACCGGTTACGGTGCTGCCCGGAAAGAGCAGGTTCAGATAATGGTTTCTCGGCTTTTATCCTTTCAGGAAGAATTTTCATCGCAACACGCTTCTGATGCGTTGGCAGCGGCAATTTGTCATCTTCATTCCGATCGGTTGCAAAGATTGGTCCAACCCGGGACTGATCAATCAGGGTTTTAG